A part of Candidatus Hydrogenedentota bacterium genomic DNA contains:
- a CDS encoding class I SAM-dependent methyltransferase, whose translation MSDCPRDIAPDWYVRAFDDLYPLLYAHRTVEAAEPEADFAAAQLRLAGNERVLDLCCGNGRHMKHLRHRCASLTGLDYSEALLRIARGMVGRDCALVRADMRAIPFVGVFDAVTNFFTSFGYFVEVEDNFKVVFGLAGALKPGGRFFIDYVNRESAITRLVPESIRKHEDYEIRDQRWIDTVKNRLNKLTTVIYRGEAIREVEESVRLYSPSEFEDLLREGGLKVEALYGDYTGAGLDSVTPRMIAAGLKE comes from the coding sequence ATGAGCGACTGTCCCAGAGATATTGCGCCGGACTGGTATGTCCGCGCCTTTGACGACCTTTACCCTCTTCTCTATGCCCATCGGACGGTCGAAGCGGCGGAGCCGGAAGCAGACTTCGCGGCGGCTCAGTTGAGACTGGCCGGGAACGAGCGCGTATTGGACCTCTGTTGCGGTAACGGCCGGCACATGAAACACTTGCGCCACCGGTGCGCCTCCTTGACGGGTCTGGATTATTCGGAAGCGCTTCTGCGGATTGCCCGCGGTATGGTCGGCCGGGATTGTGCTCTGGTACGGGCGGATATGCGGGCGATTCCGTTCGTGGGCGTTTTCGATGCGGTGACCAATTTCTTCACCTCGTTTGGATATTTTGTTGAGGTCGAGGACAATTTCAAGGTAGTCTTCGGGCTGGCTGGAGCTCTGAAACCTGGCGGCCGGTTTTTCATCGACTATGTGAACAGGGAAAGCGCAATCACTCGCTTGGTTCCTGAGAGCATCCGGAAACATGAGGATTACGAGATTCGTGACCAGCGCTGGATCGATACGGTTAAGAATCGGCTAAACAAGCTTACAACAGTCATTTACAGGGGCGAGGCCATCCGGGAAGTCGAGGAATCCGTTCGGCTTTACAGCCCCAGTGAGTTTGAAGACCTGTTGCGTGAGGGAGGCCTGAAGGTGGAGGCGCTCTACGGGGATTACACAGGGGCCGGGCTTGATTCCGTGACGCCGCGCATGATTGCGGCGGGCCTCAAGGAGTGA